A genomic window from Triticum urartu cultivar G1812 chromosome 7, Tu2.1, whole genome shotgun sequence includes:
- the LOC125524614 gene encoding uncharacterized protein LOC125524614 isoform X2 yields the protein MEKIMAECPEAIEYLETYHARLWYICGFGEGSKVDYLTNNVSESFNKQIKDLKGLNLSKLVDEIYHLILDKFCIRREVGREMVGKILPSVIKQMNALSRFVGSATICRNDDLEGEVSLPDRNNIIRRFMVDLEKWICSCRVWKITGKPCIHALAFICSFRGLKIQDFVHEYYFVERFQAAYAGVIASMTDKSEWPEVDLGFKVHPPVQTKNVPGRPRKVRIRGWMEPMRRTVKCKRCKGFGHHRKTCKLPFKLDDEEEEEPDDGEQEKPDDVEKQENPDDGEQQGLDDGEQKESEEVDPAPKEVQPATKRYWNLDHIFSNYIQLVRCIFVHNRIDYNNDLACMKINLLKLSITRDTANHD from the coding sequence ATGGAAAAGATCATGGCAGAGTGCCCGGAGGCTATTGAGTATCTAGAGACTTACCATGCAAGATTGTGGTACATATGTGGATTTGGAGAAGGCAGCAAAGTTGATTACCTTACGAACAATGTTTCCGAGAGCTTTAATAAGCAGATCAAGGACTTGAAAGGTTTGAATCTTTCTAAGCTCGTGGATGAAATATATCACCTAATCCTAGATAAGTTTTGCATCCGAAGGGAAGTTGGGAGAGAGATGGTAGGCAAAATCTTACCTTCGGTTATTAAACAAATGAATGCACTTAGCAGATTTGTAGGAAGTGCCACTATATGTAGAAATGATGATTTGGAAGGAGAGGTGAGCTTACCAGACAGAAATAACATTATTAGGAGGTTCATGGTGGACCTAGAGAAATGGATTTGTTCATGCAGAGTGTGGAAAATTACTGGGAAGCCTTGCATTCACGCTTTAGCTTTTATTTGCTCTTTCAGAGGGCTTAAAATTCAAGACTTTGTCCATGAATACTATTTTGTGGAGAGGTTCCAAGCTGCATATGCTGGGGTGATTGCATCAATGACAGATAAATCAGAGTGGCCGGAAGTTGATCTAGGATTTAAGGTACACCCTCCTGTACAAACGAAGAATGTGCCTGGTAGGCCTAGGAAGGTGAGGATTAGAGGTTGGATGGAACCTATGAGAAGAACAGTTAAATGCAAGAGATGTAAAGGATTTGGCCATCATCGGAAAACTTGCAAACTTCCTTTTAAATTAgacgatgaagaggaagaagagccAGATGATGGGGAGCAAGAAAAGCCAGATGATGTAGAGAAACAAGAAAATCCCGATGATGGAGAGCAACAAGGactagatgatggagagcaaaaaGAAAGTGAGGAGGTGGATCCAGCCCCTAAAGAGGTGCAACCAGCCACGAAAAGGTATTGGAATTTGGATCATATCTTCTCCAATTACATTCAGCTTGTTAGGTGTATCTTTGTCCATAACCGGATTGATTACAATAATGATTTGGCATGCATGAAGATCAAtttactcaagttgtccataaccagggacacggctaatcatgattag
- the LOC125524614 gene encoding uncharacterized protein LOC125524614 isoform X1: MMSDLAGVLKFGVNQRAHVWYSDRSKHESVCLNHESQLPAMFDMHLLERFIELVVKVSNILAQNGQTIQNESAQNDPSAVAQDISQDNLTQPNSETEYTDDIDPFDLPEEYVGVDDEHIYDFEPKIVNVPVVQMLDDDEPAVDGHIREVAIDDDDDDDDPSELIITHNPQDPVIEEKALFPDMVTFRKAIRHYAIKKDFEFGNLRTDKTRFIANCSHESCRWRIHASRLQDGCKIMIKKLPYGHTCPTTELLEGRMASQGWVADRLGDWLKKNPAAGAKEAQKHLQGDYKIRLKYSKAWAGITLASEQLHGKYDDSFQILFNWKSEIEKRSPGSIVEIELQETDNEMCFKRVFVALKPCIDGFLAGCRPYIGVDSTALNGKYKGQLGGNRCRWAQLAFSCCLCCF, encoded by the exons ATGATGTCTGATTTAGCTGGTGTTCTTAAGTTTGGGGTTAATCAGAGGGCTCACGTTTGGTATTCCGACAGGAGCAAGCACGAATCTGTGTGTCTAAACCATGAGTCTCAACTTCCTGCTATGTTTGACATGCATCTCTTAGAGAGGTTCATAGAGCTTGTTGTGAAAGTTTCTAACATTCTTGCTCAAAATGGTCAAACAATTCAGAATGAGTCCGCTCAAAATGACCCATCTGCAGTAGCACAAGATATATCTCAAGACAATCTAACTCAGCCAAATTCAGAAACTGAATACACAGACGACATTGATCCATTTGACTTACCAGAGGAGTATGTAGGTGTTGACGATGAGCACATATACGATTTCGAGCCTAAGATCGTTAATGTGCCTGTTGTTCAGATGTTGGATGATGATGAACCAGCTGTTGATGGGCATATCCGAGAGGTGGCtatagatgatgatgatgatgatgatgatcctAGTGAGCTGATAATTACCCATAACCCACAAGACCCAGTTATTGAAGAGAAAGCTTTATTTCCAGACATGGTCACTTTCAGAAAAGCCATCCGACACTATGCCATTAAAAAGGACTTTGAGTTTGGGAACTTAAGAACAGATAAGACAAGATTCATTGCTAATTGCAGTCATGAATCATGCAGGTGGCGCATACACGCTTCTAGGTTACAAGATGGTTGTAAAATAATG ATAAAAAAGCTACCTTATGGGCACACGTGTCCTACTACCGAATTGCTAGAGGGAAGGATGGCTTCACAAGGTTGGGTTGCTGATAGGTTAGGAGACTGGTTGAAGAAGAACCCTGCAGCTGGTGCGAAGGAAGCCCAAAAACATCTTCAAGGTGATTATAAGATTAGGTTGAAGTATTCAAAGGCTTGGGCAGGTATTACACTAGCTTCAGAACAACTTCATGGAAAATATGATGATAGCTTTCAAATCCTTTTTAATTGGAAATCTGAGATAGAGAAGAGGTCCCCAGGTTCAATTGTAGAGATAGAATTGCAAGAAACAGACAATGAAATGTGTTTTAAGCGAGTGTTTGTTGCACTTAAGCCTTGCATAGACGGTTTCCTAGCTGGATGCAGACCATACATAGGGGTGGATTCTACCGCATTGAATGGCAAATATAAGGGGCAGCTTGGCGGCAACAGGTGTAGATGGGCACAATTGGCTTTTTCTTGTTGCCTATGTTGTTTTTGA